The following are from one region of the Salvia splendens isolate huo1 chromosome 2, SspV2, whole genome shotgun sequence genome:
- the LOC121760508 gene encoding probable phosphopantothenoylcysteine decarboxylase: protein MEHVEPQNTDMDLYQVNSAARRPRILLAASGSVAAIKFANLCHCFSEWAEVKAVATQASLHFVDRVALPKDVVLYADEDEWSSWKKIGDNVLHIELRKWADIMVIAPLSANTLAKIAGGLCDNLLTCVVRAWDYSKPMFVAPAMNSLMWNNPFTERHLIGIDDLGISLIPPVKKRLACGDYGNGAMAEPSLIYSTVRLFFETREQSSSGNV, encoded by the exons ATGGAACATGTAGAACCTCAGAATACAGACATGGATTTGTATCAAGTAAATAGTGCTGCGAGGAGACCGCGCATCCTGCTTGCTGCCAGTGGCAGTGTTGCTGCAATAAAATTTGCTAATCTTTGCCATTGCTTCTCCGAGTGGGCAGAAGTGAAAGCTGTTGCTACCCAGGCATCGCTTCATTTCGTAGACAGGGTAGCTCTTCCAAAGGATGTAGTACTTTACGCTGATGAGGATGAATGGTCGAGTTGGAAAAAGATTGGTGATAATGTGCTCCACATTGAGTTGCGTAAATGGGCAGATATAATGGTCATCGCACCTTTGTCTGCTAATACACTTGCCAAG ATTGCTGGAGGTTTATGTGATAACTTGTTGACCTGCGTTGTTCGGGCGTGGGACTACAGTAAGCCAATGTTCGTAGCGCCAGCCATGAACAGCCTCATGTGGAACAACCCTTTCACCGAACGTCATCTCATAGGGATCGATGATCTTGGGATCTCTCTAATTCCCCCGGTGAAGAAGAGGCTGGCCTGTGGAGACTATGGAAACGGTGCAATGGCTGAGCCTTCCCTAATATACTCGACTGTAAGACTTTTCTTTGAGACTCGAGAACAATCAAGTAGTGGCAATGTTTAG
- the LOC121760517 gene encoding embryogenesis-associated protein EMB8-like: protein MDCTDAILETPAAAYELLLKSVVAIPLSHYLAVALFCFAVVLYNFLEFHFLQDLLTGFRGGPIFLTYNASSEIYHGVVSKCRTLHGRYLVTPWLSSPHFQTSFLNFFGRPPVFTYRRQMFHACDGGTFALDWLLHSDVSGVAVQNDTDLAKDDATPIVIMIPGLTSDSNSPYMKHLVFGTAKNGWNVVVSNHRGLGGVSITTDCFYNAGWTADVREVINYLHKEYSAAPLFVVGTSIGANILVKYLGEDGENVPIAGAAAVCSPWDLLIGSRFISRKLIQKLYDRALTIGLQGYAQLHETRYTRLANWEGIVKSRTVRDFDTHATCLVGEYETVDTYYRRCSSTAFIGRVSVPLLCISALDDPVCTREAIPWDECRANKNIVLATSLHGGHLAFFEGITGSRLWWVRAVNEFLGVLLSSPYMHKQNKAESVGPHSPAMQTSIDQGPYLNVADGMVAAMGNEHTDGEETSEDHNQTDQTVPVTDNHVFGGRKTHCATNDAQTSRDDAGSKGPGIVRRCLHQLSRQSNKSIWLLAYIAIMSSWPVVGVALRYLYRRKVMKGLPGSGLK, encoded by the exons ATGGATTGCACCGACGCAATTCTTGAAACACCAGCGGCTGCTTACGAGCTGCTTCTCAAATCGGTTGTCGCGATACCCTTGTCTCATTATTTGGCGGTGGCCCTTTTCTGTTTCGCTGTCGTCTTGTACAATTTCTTGGAATTCCATTTTCTTCAGGATCTTCTCACTGGATTTCGTGGGGGCCCTATTTTCTTGACGTACAATGCGAGCTCGGAGATTTATCACGGGGTTGTGTCCAAGTGCCGGACGCTTCATGGGAG GTACTTGGTTACACCTTGGCTCTCAAGTCCACATTTCCAAACTTCTTTCCTGAACTTCTTTGGGAGGCCTCCAGTGTTCACCTATAGAAG GCAGATGTTTCATGCATGTGATGGTGGGACTTTTGCTCTGGATTGGCTGTTGCACTCTGATG TTTCTGGAGTAGCTGTTCAAAATGATACTGACCTAGCAAAGGATGATGCAACTCCTATTGTGATTATGATTCCTGGACTAACAAGTGATTCAAATTCTCCG TACATGAAACATCTCGTCTTTGGTACTGCCAAAAACGGATGGAATGTGGTTGTCAGCAATCATCGAGGACTGGGTGGTGTCTCAATTACA ACTGATTGCTTTTACAATGCTGGATGGACTGCAGATGTGCGTGAAGTTATTAACTACTTACATAAAGAGTATTCTGCGGCTCCATTGTTTGTAGTGGGAACAAGTATCGGGGCAAACATTCTG GTAAAATATCTTGGAGAGGACGGAGAAAATGTTCCAATTGCAGGCGCTGCAGCAGTTTGCTCTCCTTGGGATCTCTTG ATTGGTTCCAGGTTTATATCTCGAAAGCTTATTCAAAAGTTATATGACAGAGCTCTTACTATTGGTCTCCAAGGCTATGCGCAGCT ACATGAAACTCGCTATACTCGCCTTGCTAATTGGGAGGGTATAGTAAAG TCACGTACTGTTCGGGATTTTGATACACATGCCACCTGCCTTGTTGGGGAATACGAG ACTGTGGATACGTACTATAGACGCTGTAGTAGTACTGCTTTTATTGGACGAGTTTCTGTTCCATTGCTCTGCATAAGTGCATTGGATGATCCAGTCTGCACCCGAGAAGCCATTCCTTGGGATGAATGCAG AGCAAATAAAAACATAGTCTTAGCTACAAGTCTACATGGTGGACATCTCGCGTTTTTTGAAGGCATAACTGGATCTCGACTATG GTGGGTGAGAGCAGTAAATGAATTTCTTGGAGTTCTACTCTCGAGTCCATACATGCACAAACAGAACAAG GCAGAAAGTGTTGGGCCTCATTCTCCTGCTATGCAAACTTCGATCGATCAAGGTCCCTATCTCAACGTAGCTGATGGAATGGTGGCTGCAATGGGGAACGAGCACACAGATGGCGAGGAGACATCCGAAGATCACAATCAGACTGACCAAACAGTTCCAGTTACTGACAACCACGTCTTTGGTGGAAGGAAAACCCATTGTGCTACCAATGATGCTCAAACCTCCAGAGATGATGCTGGTTCGAAGGGCCCAGGGATCGTTAGAAGATGCTTGCATCAACTTTCTCGACAAAGTAACAAATCGATCTGGCTGCTTGCTTACATAGCCATCATGTCGTCCTGGCCAGTAGTGGGGGTTGCACTCCGTTATCTCTACAGAAGGAAGGTGATGAAAGGCTTACCGGGAAGTGGACTGAAATGA
- the LOC121768073 gene encoding sucrose transport protein-like — protein MTVQDDKAGPSSLEIQQSPEAKAPIRVIIIVAAIAAGVQFGWALQLSLLTPYVQLLGVPHTWAAFVWLCGPISGLLVQPIAGYYSDHCTSRFGRRRPFIAAGASLVAIAVFLIGFAADIGVASGDPTGKASKPRATAVFVIGFWILDVANNMLQGPCRALLADLSGGEARRMSTANTLFSFFMAVGNVLGYAAGSYTHLYTIFPFSKTDACEVYCANLKTCFIIAIFLLISITVMALFFVTETPQAATEPDPAKKGQIPVFGELFGALKELPRPMWIVMLVTAFNWVAWFPFLLFDTDWMGREVYGGKVGEALYDQGVRTGSLGLMINSVVLGFASLGVQMLAKGRIGVKNIWGGANFLLAIGLLLTVAVTKAAQNSRHYAPDGTLLKPDSDVKIGALAIFGFLGIPLSVTFSIPFAMASIFSSDSGSGQGLSLGLLNLAIVVPQMFVSVLSGPWDALFGGGNLPAFVVGALSAAVSGILALTILPSPPAEALANESLTGGGPH, from the exons ATGACGGTTCAAGACGACAAGGCAGGTCCATCTTCTCTAGAAATACAGCAATCGCCGGAAGCCAAGGCCCCCATCAGAGTAATAATCATCGTCGCCGCCATAGCCGCCGGAGTCCAATTCGGATGGGCCCTACAGCTATCCCTCCTCACTCCATACGTCCAGCTCCTCGGAGTCCCCCACACCTGGGCCGCCTTCGTGTGGCTCTGCGGGCCCATCTCCGGTCTCCTCGTCCAGCCCATCGCCGGTTATTACAGCGACCACTGCACCTCCCGCTTCGGCCGTCGCCGCCCCTTCATCGCCGCCGGAGCCTCCCTCGTCGCCATCGCCGTCTTCCTCATCGGCTTCGCGGCTGACATCGGCGTCGCCAGCGGCGATCCCACCGGGAAAGCTTCTAAGCCTAGAGCCACCGCTGTTTTCGTCATCGGATTCTGGATTCTCGACGTTGCCAACAACATGTTGCAG GGACCGTGTAGGGCTTTGCTGGCGGATCTATCAGGCGGAGAAGCTCGGAGAATGAGCACAGCAAACACGctcttctccttcttcatggcgGTCGGTAACGTCCTCGGCTACGCCGCCGGCTCCTACACTCACCTCTACACTATCTTCCCCTTCTCCAAAACCGACGCCTGCGAAGTGTATTGCGCGAATCTGAAGACTTGCTTCATAATCGCCATCTTCCTCCTAATCTCCATCACCGTCATGGCCCTTTTCTTCGTGACGGAGACCCCTCAAGCGGCGACGGAGCCAGATCCGGCGAAGAAAGGGCAAATCCCGGTGTTTGGGGAATTATTCGGTGCGCTGAAGGAGCTGCCAAGGCCGATGTGGATCGTGATGCTGGTGACCGCCTTCAACTGGGTGGCGTGGTTCCCATTCCTCCTGTTCGACACCGATTGGATGGGGAGAGAGGTGTACGGCGGCAAAGTCGGCGAGGCTCTCTACGACCAGGGCGTACGCACCGGCTCGTTGGGGCTCATGATCAACTCCGTCGTTTTAGGATTCGCTTCCCTCGGGGTGCAGATGTTGGCTAAGGGCCGAATTGGGGTTAAGAACATTTGGGGTGGCGCCAATTTCCTCCTCGCCATTGGCCTGCTTTTGACCGTCGCCGTCACCAAAGCCGCCCAGAACTCCCGCCACTACGCCCCCGATGGGACGCTTCTCAAGCCCGACTCCGACGTCAAGATCGGAGCCCTTGCCATCTTTGGATTCCTCGGAATCCCCCTCTCCGTCACTTTCAGCATCCCTTTCGCCATGGCTTCCATCTTCTCCAGCGATTCCGGTTCCGGACAAG GCCTATCACTTGGACTTCTAAATCTTGCAATTGTTGTTCCACAG ATGTTTGTTTCGGTGTTAAGTGGTCCCTGGGATGCTCTCTTCGGCGGCGGAAACCTACCGGCATTCGTGGTCGGGGCATTGTCTGCGGCTGTGAGTGGCATTTTGGCACTCACGATTCTCCCGTCGCCGCCTGCCGAAGCCTTGGCAAACGAGAGCTTGACTGGCGGAGGGCCTCACTAG